One stretch of Miscanthus floridulus cultivar M001 chromosome 18, ASM1932011v1, whole genome shotgun sequence DNA includes these proteins:
- the LOC136521877 gene encoding uncharacterized protein translates to MSFLRSLADSFSSLLFSSGGGGAPMDAAGAAPSPAAVVGERVAVKLRGYFDLAKEEIDKAVRAEEWGLPDDATAHYRNAMRVMLEAKAARVPDAVSSSERGQVRVYQEKIAKWQAQVEERLRVIGQRSGEGATAAVVPKKVAASNPIGRTARTAPNSIQRSPLQNSPTFNRGGQASGHQKIGSGASRPVQKAGGSYDDKLVEMINTTIVDRSPAVKWDDVAGLDKAKQALMEMVILPTKRRDLFTGLRRPARGLLLFGPPGNGKTMLAKAVASESEATFFNVSASSLTSKWVGEAEKLVRTLFMVAIDRQPSVIFMDEIDSIMSTRLANENDSSRRLKSEFLIQFDGVSSNPDDLVIVIGATNKPQELDDAVLRRLVKRIYVPLPDPNVRKLLLKNQLKGQAFKLSNYDFERLAVETEGYSGSDLRALCEEAAMMPIRELGPQNILTIKANQLRPLRYEDFKNSMTVIRPSLQKSKWDELEKWNEEFGSS, encoded by the exons ATGAGCTTCCTCCGCTCGCTAGCGGACTCCTTCTCTTCGCTGCTCTTCTCGTCGGGGGGCGGGGGAGCGCCCATGGACGCGGCTGGGGCTGCGCCGtcgccggcggcggtggtgggggagcgcgtggcggtgaagctcaGGGGCTACTTCGACCTCGCCAAGGAGGAGATCGACAAGGCCGTGCGCGCCGAGGAGTGGgggctccccgacgacgccaCCGCGCACTACCGCAACGCGATGCGCGTCATGCTCGAGGCCAAGGCCGCGCGCGTCCCCGACGCCGTCTCCTCCAG CGAGAGGGGGCAGGTCAGGGTGTACCAGGAGAAGATCGCCAAGTGGCAGGCGCAGGTCGAGGAGCGGCTCAGAGTGATTGGGCAGAGAAGTGGTGAAG GGGCCACTGCTgcagtagtgcctaagaag GTTGCTGCAAGCAATCCTATTGGTAGGACTGCAAGAACAGCGCCAAATAGCATCCAAAGATCTCCTTTGCAAAATAGTCCTACCTTCAACAGAGGTGGCCAAGCATCTGGACATCAGAAGATAGGAAGTGGAGCTTCCAGACCTGTTCAAAAGGCTGGTGGAAGCTATGATGACAAGCTTGTTGAAATGATTAATACAACAATTGTGGATAGAAGCCCTGCTGTTAAATGGGATGACGTTG CTGGTCTTGACAAGGCAAAGCAAGCACTCATGGAAATGGTTATTTTGCCTACTAAACGAAGGGATTTGTTCACCGGACTTCGGAGACCTGCTAGGG GTTTGCTTCTCTTTGGTCCACCTGGGAATGGAAAAACAATGCTTGCCAAAGCTGTTGCATCAGAATCTGAAGCAACATTTTTTAATGTTTCGGCTTCTTCGTTGACATCAAAGTGG GTAGGAGAAGCTGAAAAACTTGTCAGGACACTTTTCATGGTTGCAATTGATAGACAACCATCTGTTATTTTTATGGACGAG ATTGATAGTATCATGTCTACAAGGTTGGCTAATGAGAATGACTCTAGCAGGCGACTGAAATCTGAATTCCTTATCCAATTTGATGGGGTATCCTCAAACCCAGATGATTTAGTAATTGTTATAG GGGCTACTAATAAACCTCAAGAGTTGGATGATGCTGTTCTTCGAAGACTG GTAAAAAGAATATATGTGCCACTACCTGATCCAAATGTACGGAAGCTACTTCTGAAAAATCAGCTCAAAGGACAAGCATTCAAATTGTCGA ACTATGATTTCGAAAGACTTGCTGTGGAGACTGAAG GATATTCTGGAAGTGATCTGAGAGCCTTGTGCGAAGAAGCTGCAATGATGCCAATAAGAGAGCTTGGTCCACAGAATATTCTTACTATTAAAGCAAATCAG TTGCGACCTTTGAGGTATGAGGATTTTAAGAACTCGATGACGGTGATCAGGCCAAGCTTGCAGAAGAGCAAATGGGACGAGCTGGAGAAATGGAACGAGGAATTCGGTTCGAGCTGA